From Methanobacterium congolense, one genomic window encodes:
- a CDS encoding TatD family hydrolase, whose protein sequence is MIDAHVHADTRPYEDFEKMAVAGVEKAVSCAHDPLRMSTSDVVLDHINRIMENDTKRAAENGLKLYAAVGIHPRSISKDWERVLHELPALLEKEDVVAVGEIGLETTSDIEKEVFKKQLKLADELNMKVVVHTPRKNKSEVAKVTASILEDMIEPSLVQLDHIDSSIVDMTVEHDWNLGMTVQPLKVSPDEAVSMLREYGVDRFVLDSDMSSSPSDPLSVPKTVHKMKLAGFTAKEIHRVSHSNAAKFYGI, encoded by the coding sequence ATGATAGATGCACATGTACATGCTGACACAAGGCCCTATGAGGATTTTGAAAAAATGGCAGTGGCAGGGGTTGAAAAAGCAGTGAGCTGCGCCCATGACCCCCTCAGAATGAGTACTTCAGATGTTGTTCTGGATCATATAAACCGCATAATGGAAAATGATACCAAAAGAGCTGCTGAAAATGGTTTGAAACTCTACGCTGCAGTTGGAATACATCCCCGAAGCATTTCAAAGGACTGGGAAAGGGTACTCCACGAACTTCCCGCCCTTCTTGAAAAGGAAGATGTTGTGGCAGTTGGGGAAATAGGTCTTGAAACCACATCAGATATTGAAAAGGAAGTTTTTAAAAAGCAGTTAAAACTTGCAGACGAGTTGAACATGAAAGTCGTTGTCCACACCCCCAGAAAAAACAAATCTGAGGTGGCAAAGGTTACAGCATCCATACTTGAAGATATGATAGAGCCCTCACTTGTACAGCTGGACCATATTGACAGTTCCATAGTGGATATGACAGTTGAACATGATTGGAACCTTGGAATGACTGTTCAACCATTGAAGGTCAGTCCGGATGAAGCTGTTTCCATGCTCAGGGAGTACGGAGTTGATAGGTTTGTACTGGACAGTGACATGAGTTCATCACCATCTGATCCTCTATCTGTCCCTAAAACTGTGCATAAAATGAAACTTGCAGGTTTTACGGCTAAAGAGATTCATAGGGTTTCCCATTCAAATGCAGCAAAGTTTTATGGAATTTGA
- a CDS encoding carbohydrate kinase family protein, translating into MKDFKRDVAALGTCNMDFIMKVPRFIGAEDEADVQLLLESPGGSAANFARETSRLGLKTGILACVGNDHFGSLITQNFQMEGVDTERLLSLDEKTGMGFIAVDPRGERSIYTFMGANAQFSVHPEDVSYIESSRILHITGVYVEVLEEASNHANTLSLNPGTLLSYYGWNILKKVIKKSDVLFLNRKELELLTGNDRDEGAQFLLDEGVPLVILTGGKDGAAAYTEEGSIKVPTKKVGAVDTTGAGDAFAAGFISSWIKNQGLEECLKKGNQIASQCVQRFGG; encoded by the coding sequence TTGAAGGATTTTAAAAGGGACGTGGCTGCACTTGGAACCTGTAACATGGATTTTATAATGAAGGTTCCAAGGTTCATTGGTGCTGAGGATGAAGCAGATGTTCAATTGCTCTTAGAGTCACCTGGAGGTTCAGCAGCCAACTTCGCACGTGAAACGTCCAGGTTGGGCTTAAAAACAGGGATCCTGGCTTGTGTGGGAAACGACCACTTCGGCAGTTTGATAACTCAGAACTTCCAGATGGAAGGTGTGGATACAGAAAGGCTCTTATCGCTGGATGAAAAGACGGGAATGGGGTTTATAGCAGTTGATCCTAGGGGCGAAAGATCCATTTACACCTTTATGGGTGCAAATGCACAGTTCAGTGTACATCCAGAGGATGTAAGTTACATTGAATCCTCAAGGATCCTCCATATCACAGGTGTCTACGTGGAAGTCCTAGAGGAAGCATCAAACCATGCAAATACTCTTTCATTGAACCCGGGAACATTGCTTTCATACTACGGTTGGAATATCCTGAAGAAGGTTATAAAAAAATCAGATGTACTATTTTTAAACAGAAAAGAGCTTGAACTTTTAACTGGAAATGACCGAGATGAAGGTGCACAATTCTTACTTGATGAAGGAGTACCACTTGTCATATTAACCGGTGGAAAAGATGGGGCAGCTGCTTATACAGAGGAAGGTTCCATAAAAGTTCCAACGAAGAAAGTTGGAGCTGTTGATACAACCGGGGCTGGTGATGCCTTTGCTGCAGGATTCATATCCTCATGGATCAAAAACCAGGGCCTTGAGGAATGCCTTAAAAAGGGTAACCAAATTGCATCACAGTGTGTCCAGAGATTTGGAGGTTGA
- the minD gene encoding cell division ATPase MinD, with translation MSRFIAFASGKGGVGRTALTFNMGVAMSLFGEEVVMLDTDLVMANMDVITGLLNPEVTLHDVLIREKSIDDCVYEINQGVRVVPTGIHFETLKHINPNYISWNKIMNEVSDYGNVFLMDLPAGINSNIFEGLPEETELILVTNSTMASVADALKIRILFNELNIDIVGFVLNMWYDDKFLLSPTEIESILEVPLLGIVPYDREMERAMAMGRSIVELNPSSPTSNAVMQLAADMLGKPYRPIEPDKEGILRKLKKFVGI, from the coding sequence ATGTCAAGATTTATAGCATTTGCTTCAGGTAAAGGTGGTGTTGGAAGAACAGCCCTAACATTCAACATGGGCGTTGCAATGTCCCTTTTTGGAGAAGAAGTGGTCATGCTTGACACGGATCTTGTAATGGCAAACATGGATGTTATAACTGGGCTTTTAAACCCTGAGGTCACATTACATGATGTTTTAATCCGTGAAAAATCCATAGACGATTGTGTTTATGAGATTAATCAGGGAGTTCGTGTGGTTCCCACAGGAATACATTTTGAAACCCTTAAACATATAAATCCTAATTATATCTCCTGGAACAAAATAATGAATGAGGTATCGGATTATGGTAATGTTTTCCTGATGGATCTGCCTGCGGGAATTAATTCAAATATTTTTGAGGGTCTTCCAGAAGAAACAGAACTCATACTGGTTACAAATTCAACCATGGCATCTGTTGCAGATGCCCTTAAAATAAGAATTCTCTTCAACGAGCTCAACATAGACATAGTTGGATTCGTACTGAACATGTGGTACGATGATAAGTTCCTTCTATCCCCAACTGAGATAGAATCCATACTCGAGGTTCCACTGCTTGGAATAGTGCCCTATGACAGGGAGATGGAGAGGGCAATGGCAATGGGACGATCAATCGTGGAATTGAACCCCTCATCCCCAACAAGTAATGCAGTGATGCAGCTTGCAGCAGATATGTTGGGAAAACCTTACAGGCCTATAGAACCTGATAAAGAGGGTATCCTAAGGAAGCTGAAGAAGTTCGTTGGGATATGA
- the minD gene encoding cell division ATPase MinD has translation MTRVITVASGKGGVGKTTITGNLGVALSTYGEETIVLDADVAMANLELILGMEGKSVTLHDVLSGDADIEDAIYEGPGGVKVVPAGISLEGLRKIKLDRLENALETLVETADILLIDAPAGLEKDALAAIASAQELLLVTTPEVPSISDALKTKIIANKLGVDIIGVVINREQHDKTFLTMDEIETILEVPVIAVIPDDPEVSRAAAFGEPIIVKNPKSPTSNAIMQLGADLIGEDYQPIEPDKKGVISKLVEGLLGRR, from the coding sequence ATGACACGAGTTATAACAGTTGCTTCTGGAAAGGGTGGGGTTGGAAAAACAACCATAACAGGTAACTTAGGGGTTGCCCTGTCCACCTATGGTGAAGAAACCATAGTATTGGATGCTGATGTTGCAATGGCAAACCTGGAACTTATTCTTGGAATGGAGGGTAAATCTGTAACCCTGCACGATGTACTTTCTGGAGATGCAGATATAGAGGATGCCATATATGAGGGTCCTGGAGGAGTTAAGGTTGTTCCTGCAGGAATATCACTTGAAGGATTAAGAAAAATTAAACTTGACCGTTTGGAGAATGCTCTGGAAACACTTGTGGAAACTGCGGACATATTACTTATAGATGCACCTGCAGGACTTGAAAAGGATGCTCTGGCTGCAATAGCATCTGCACAGGAATTACTACTTGTCACAACACCGGAGGTCCCATCCATAAGTGATGCATTGAAGACTAAAATAATCGCAAACAAACTTGGTGTTGACATCATTGGAGTGGTTATAAACAGGGAACAGCATGATAAAACCTTCCTTACCATGGATGAAATTGAAACCATACTGGAAGTACCAGTAATTGCAGTAATACCTGATGACCCTGAGGTTAGCAGGGCAGCAGCATTTGGTGAACCAATAATCGTGAAAAACCCCAAATCACCTACGAGTAACGCCATCATGCAGCTTGGTGCAGATCTCATTGGCGAAGATTATCAGCCAATTGAGCCTGATAAAAAGGGTGTTATATCCAAACTTGTTGAAGGCCTTTTAGGCAGAAGATAA
- a CDS encoding DUF2226 domain-containing protein has product MELPITKPSMVSYADQIDFNQLVGELSKNKHNGFIRVTHGSEDGYLLFKEGEQIAASYDTYSKLDALEKIRSVTENDRTLVEVFDIKKSQIDFLLDLNKHYIINLKSETDDLLSELQTSRGYKEVEENKETTALKLDEPPELDELKTEAVETIEEPEIQFPNTESPDKSPDTNEISVTDTSVSEVESVPEETSATPDGTADSEPSTSDASNTNSLDTKTIEDDVDELEPETEVSETASQSEEVSEPEVPLDRLDLLKKYGIKEVKEEDVENLLDTYKGGSVDEGDVEKIELTLMNKIKKSVLGLPKIRGAEVMVFLDNTNGLSGHVNIIIESESQGFLSKLRGDSKDADNLKRQIINISQIEIRKSFRKYPEIVDEFDVNVEMN; this is encoded by the coding sequence ATGGAGCTGCCAATAACAAAACCTTCCATGGTCTCTTATGCAGATCAAATTGATTTTAACCAACTTGTTGGTGAACTATCTAAAAACAAGCACAATGGATTTATAAGGGTGACTCACGGTTCTGAAGATGGTTACCTACTTTTTAAGGAAGGAGAACAAATTGCAGCATCATATGATACTTATTCAAAGTTAGATGCCCTTGAAAAAATTCGTAGTGTAACTGAAAATGATAGAACATTGGTTGAAGTTTTTGATATTAAAAAATCCCAGATAGATTTCCTTTTAGATCTAAACAAACATTACATAATCAATTTAAAATCTGAAACAGATGATCTACTATCTGAACTCCAGACTTCAAGGGGTTACAAAGAAGTGGAAGAAAACAAGGAAACAACTGCACTTAAATTAGATGAACCCCCAGAGTTAGATGAGCTCAAAACTGAAGCAGTTGAAACAATTGAAGAACCTGAAATCCAGTTTCCAAATACTGAATCCCCAGATAAATCCCCAGATACAAATGAGATATCTGTGACTGACACAAGTGTAAGCGAAGTTGAAAGTGTTCCAGAAGAAACTTCAGCCACGCCAGATGGTACTGCAGATTCAGAACCAAGCACTTCAGATGCCTCAAATACTAACTCACTTGATACTAAAACAATAGAAGATGATGTGGATGAGTTAGAACCTGAAACTGAGGTATCCGAAACTGCCTCACAATCTGAAGAAGTATCAGAACCTGAAGTTCCATTGGATAGATTGGATCTTCTCAAGAAGTACGGTATCAAAGAGGTCAAGGAAGAAGATGTTGAAAATCTTTTAGATACTTATAAGGGGGGTTCTGTGGATGAGGGTGATGTTGAAAAGATAGAATTAACTCTTATGAATAAAATCAAGAAATCTGTACTTGGTTTACCTAAAATAAGGGGTGCAGAGGTCATGGTATTTTTGGATAACACCAATGGACTCTCTGGACATGTAAATATAATTATTGAATCAGAATCTCAGGGATTTCTATCAAAGCTACGGGGAGACTCTAAAGATGCCGATAACTTAAAAAGGCAGATCATCAATATATCCCAGATAGAGATAAGAAAAAGCTTTAGAAAGTACCCTGAAATTGTAGATGAATTTGATGTAAATGTAGAGATGAATTAG
- a CDS encoding cell division protein SepF — protein sequence MKDMLDIIKKNIGLEEDEEKEEQETIIVPEHSFYEIILMKAKNLDEFDFALNQIAEEKNPIIMDMSLLERESLEDFKIAGEKLKAFRINTGGEAILLSKNSNILIITPPEIKLIRK from the coding sequence ATGAAGGACATGTTGGATATCATAAAGAAGAACATTGGTTTAGAAGAAGACGAAGAAAAGGAAGAACAGGAAACCATAATAGTTCCAGAACATTCTTTCTATGAAATAATTCTTATGAAGGCCAAAAACCTTGATGAGTTTGATTTCGCCCTTAACCAGATTGCAGAAGAGAAAAATCCCATCATCATGGACATGAGTCTCCTTGAAAGGGAAAGTCTTGAAGATTTCAAAATTGCAGGGGAAAAATTAAAGGCATTCCGTATTAACACGGGTGGGGAAGCCATATTACTGAGTAAAAATAGTAACATACTCATAATCACTCCTCCTGAAATCAAATTAATAAGGAAATGA
- a CDS encoding DUF1611 domain-containing protein: MYFITSVEELQELNPFIIIGCGGGGEKFSNFEGVETVGFIDDDTRKQGKDFCNLTVSGDLKQLIQETDAKSVAIMLPIGAEGTALKYAVEAIDNGKNVVASFRSLPISQNESLIKFAESRGVALKEISPRLDVVKNIFGVAPPKCTETLPKITYKHKVPVVFVGGTSQECGKRTTTRMLGKAAKEMGLNAVVISTDEMGLEKPADVNFRAGSLSVMDVASAVMGTVKYMEENKDPDIIFVEGQSSLTERGNPHPKGLSAAILFGAMPDATIVCHRPNHPYREPVGIEYEVKAIEAVEPTKVVGLSLNLRNVDEPCDLAEYENEYGLPAVDIARGVNGGASRLLKVIIDHIGEFKK, from the coding sequence TTGTATTTTATAACTTCGGTAGAGGAACTACAGGAACTCAACCCATTCATAATCATAGGCTGTGGAGGTGGTGGAGAAAAATTTTCTAATTTTGAAGGTGTAGAAACTGTGGGTTTTATTGACGACGACACCAGAAAACAGGGCAAAGACTTCTGTAATCTCACAGTATCAGGGGATCTTAAACAACTCATTCAGGAAACAGATGCTAAAAGTGTTGCAATAATGCTTCCAATTGGTGCTGAGGGAACAGCACTCAAATATGCAGTTGAAGCCATTGATAACGGCAAAAACGTTGTTGCATCCTTTAGATCATTACCAATTTCACAGAACGAGTCCCTAATAAAATTTGCAGAATCCAGGGGTGTTGCTCTCAAGGAGATAAGTCCTCGTTTGGATGTTGTAAAGAACATATTTGGGGTTGCACCTCCAAAATGTACAGAAACCCTTCCTAAAATAACCTACAAACACAAGGTACCTGTTGTTTTCGTTGGTGGAACTTCACAGGAATGTGGTAAAAGAACCACCACACGTATGCTTGGTAAAGCAGCTAAAGAGATGGGTTTGAATGCTGTTGTAATTTCGACAGATGAGATGGGTCTTGAAAAACCTGCAGATGTGAACTTCCGTGCAGGAAGCCTTTCAGTGATGGATGTTGCATCTGCAGTCATGGGAACCGTAAAGTACATGGAAGAGAATAAAGATCCAGATATAATATTTGTTGAAGGCCAGTCAAGTTTAACAGAAAGAGGAAACCCTCATCCAAAGGGTCTTTCAGCTGCAATACTTTTTGGAGCAATGCCAGATGCAACGATTGTCTGTCACAGACCAAATCATCCATACAGGGAACCAGTTGGAATAGAGTATGAGGTAAAGGCAATAGAAGCTGTTGAACCAACGAAGGTTGTTGGACTTTCATTGAACCTGAGAAACGTGGACGAACCATGTGATCTCGCAGAGTATGAGAATGAATATGGCCTGCCTGCTGTTGATATAGCCAGAGGAGTCAATGGTGGTGCATCAAGATTACTTAAGGTAATTATTGATCATATAGGGGAATTTAAGAAATGA
- a CDS encoding roadblock/LC7 domain-containing protein, translated as MIERILKDLGRINGVNGSLVVGKDGLIIESEVASDIDSELVAAMASAVFGTAERSAEEMKHDPLQQVMIEGEKGKTLMIDAGEGILVVITDIDINLGLIRIEMRRSAERVIEFLT; from the coding sequence ATGATAGAGAGAATACTTAAGGATCTAGGCCGAATAAATGGAGTAAACGGATCTTTAGTCGTTGGAAAAGATGGATTGATCATAGAAAGCGAAGTAGCATCAGACATAGACTCAGAACTTGTAGCAGCAATGGCTTCAGCAGTTTTTGGTACCGCTGAAAGGTCAGCCGAAGAAATGAAGCATGACCCATTGCAGCAGGTTATGATCGAAGGTGAAAAGGGTAAAACCTTGATGATAGATGCAGGCGAAGGAATTTTAGTTGTGATAACTGATATTGATATAAACCTTGGTCTCATCAGGATTGAGATGAGGAGAAGTGCTGAACGCGTA